From the Lolium rigidum isolate FL_2022 chromosome 2, APGP_CSIRO_Lrig_0.1, whole genome shotgun sequence genome, one window contains:
- the LOC124686819 gene encoding elongation factor 1-gamma 2, with protein sequence MALVLHAGSGNKNAFKALIVAEYSGVDVDLVKDFQMGVSNKTPQFLNMNPIGKVPVLETPEGPLFESNAIARYIARMEADNPLYGSSLIEYAHIEQWIDFSATEIDVNIGKWLYPRLGFYQYVAASEEAYVAALKRALGALETHLASNTYLAGDSVTLADIVMSCNLYLGFTQIMTKSFTSEFPHVERYFWTMVNQPNIKKVMGDVKQAESVPPVQKRNAAPKEKKLKEVKKEDPKPKPVVNAEEEEEAPKPKQKNPLDLLPASKMILDEWKKLYSNTKTNFREVAIKGFWDMYDPEGYSLWFCDFKYNEENTVSFVTLNKVGGFLQRMDLCRKYAFGKMLVIGTEPPFKVKGLWLFRGPEIPQFVMEECYDMALYEWRKVDISDAAQKERASAMIEDLEPFEGEALLDAKCFK encoded by the exons ATGGCGCTG GTGCTGCACGCTGGTAGTGGAAACAAGAATGCATTTAAGGCACTCATCGTGGCTGAATACAGTGGGGTCGATGTTGACTTGGTCAAAGACTTTCAGATGGGTGTCTCCAACAAGACTCCTCAGTTTCTCAACATGAATCCCATTGGGAAG GTTCCTGTTCTTGAGACTCCTGAAGGTCCTCTTTTTGAGAGCAATGCCATTGCAAGATACA TTGCTCGCATGGAGGCTGACAACCCACTTTATGgatcttcactaattgaataT GCGCACATCGAGCAGTGGATTGACTTTTCTGCGACAGAGATTGATGTTAACATTGGAAAATGGCTGTACCCACGGCTAGGATTTTATCAATATGTTGCTGCG AGTGAGGAAGCATATGTTGCCGCCTTGAAGAGAGCATTGGGTGCCCTCGAAACACACCTTGCATCAAACACATATCTTGCTGGGGATTCCGTAACTCTCGCCGACATTGTGATGTCATGCAATCTTTACCTTGGCTTTACTCAGATAATGACCAAGAGTTTTACATCTGAGTTTCCTCACGTGGAGAGGTACTTCTGGACAATGGTTAACCAGCCAAACATCAAGAAGGTCATGGGGGATGTGAAGCAGGCAGAGTCTGTCCCACCAGTTCAGAAAAGGAATGCGGCACCAAAGGAGAAAAAGCTCAAGGAAGTCAAGAAGGAGGATCCAAAGCCAAAGCCAGTTGTGaatgcagaggaggaagaggaggcgccgaaaccaaagcaaaagaaccctcTTGATTTGCTTCCTGCAAGCAAGATGATCCTTGATGAATGGAAGAAGCTGTACTCTAACACCAAAACCAACTTCCGAGAGGTTGCTATTAAAG GTTTCTGGGATATGTATGACCCGGAGGGCTACTCCCTATGGTTCTGTGACTTTAAGTACAACGAGGAGAACACTGTGTCCTTTGTGACATTGAACAAGGTCGGTGGATTCCTGCAGCGAATGGACCTGTGCCGCAAATACGCCTTTGGGAAGATGCTTGTGATTGGTACCGAGCCACCATTCAAGGTCAAGGGACTTTGGCTCTTCCGTGGCCCTGAGATCCCCCAGTTTGTCATGGAAGAATGTTACGACATGGCCCTCTACGAGTGGAGAAAGGTTGATATCTCTGATGCGGCACAGAAGGAGCGTGCCAGTGCCATGATCGAGGACCTGGAGCCATTTGAGGGTGAGGCGTTGCTGGATGCGAAATGCTTCAAGTGA